GCCATCTACGAGGTCCTGCAGGTGAGTATCCCTGCTGGGAGCTCGGAGGAGGAGCCTAGAGCACTAGGAGGCCTGGAAGTTGGAGTGCAGGTCGGGCTTGAGCAGAATGGAGGCTCAGGAGGCAGCGACTCCTTTCTCTCCACCTCGCTCGCCCCTTTGTATGCACATCCCCCTCCTCCTCAGCGGTTCCTCCCCGTCTTGCCTGTGCCACCCTCACTACTCAGAGTCTGGCCTTGAGCCTGACCCATCTGCCTTCCAGCCTGTCCTGACAACCCCAACCCTGGCGTGTCACCCTCCAGGTGGCCAGCAGCCGCGCGGGGAAGCTGTTCCCGGTGTGCCACGACAGCGATGAGAGTGACACTGCCAAGGCCGTGGAGGTGCAGAACAAGCCCATGATTGAATGGGCCCTGGGGGGCTTCCAGCCCTCTGGCCCTAAGGGCCTAGAGCCACCAGAAGGTAAATGAGGGCACCCAGCCTTCTGGGACCCCTGCCCGCCAGGCAGATCCACACCAGGGCTGGGAAAGCCATGCTTAGGGAGGGCTGCCAAGGCCTCTACAGAGGGGCCCAGTGGGAACGGCCGGGGTCTCTCTTGCCCTGGGGTCAGGACTTGAATGACCTGCTCTCTGTTGGCTGGCTAGAACCGTAGAGTTGGGAGGTGGGAACAAGTTGGAGACCAGGCCGCACCCCACTGTaaggagggtgggggagggggctggaGTTTCCTGTCAGCCTGTAACTGACCTTGGCACCTGCTTTCCTGCTCCAGAAGAGAAGAATCCCTACAAAGAAGTGTACACGGACATGTGGGTGGAACCTGAGGCAGCTGCCTACGCACCACCTCCACCAGCCAAAAAGCCCCGGAAGAGCACAGCAGAGAAGCCCAAGGTCAAGGAGATTATTGATGAGCGCACAAGAGGTAGTTGGCCTGCTTCTGGAGAGGGTGGCACCAGGAGGCCTGCATCCGAGGAGCAGGCGCGGCCTCCTCTGACGCCAGCTCTCCTCCCCTTGCAGAGCGGCTGGTGTACGAGGTGCGGCAGAAGTGCCGGAACATTGAGGGTAAGTTTGTTGCCTGGGAACTCTGGCACTCCTAGTGTGGCATGGGGCAGAGTAGCAGAGGCACTTAGGAAGGTTTGAATGACATGGGACCAGGGGCCACGTCCTGCGTGTCACACCACCTCCACCGTGCTTCGTGCACTGTCTGTCTTTCTGGTGCCATGATTCTGTTCTCCTGTCAATGGCGTGGGCTGGTCTTCAGGGTGTGGGACTCCCCAGTGGCCACAGAAGGGCAGCCCCTCTTGGGTGTGACTGAACTCACCTGCAGGTCCCCTTTCAGCCTTTCACCTTTGCTCACCTCTCTCATCCTGGGCCTGTCGCCCTCAGCCTGGTGCTGGTGGATCTGGCTCAGGACCCTTGGCCTGGGAGGATTGGGGCAGGGGTCAGGACTTGAGGATTACCCCGGGAATCCCTCCTGAGTAACCTGGAACCAGGGCTGCTTCTCATGAGCAGGTTTCTGTCCTGCTGTCACTCCATCCCTGTTTGTGGATGGTGGCATTGGTGCTCTGAGATGATGGCGTTCTGAGACTGGGGTCACAGTGCCTCCCTTTTCCGTGGGGCACCCTGGACTCTTTTCTGGCTGCCGCTCTGGCACACCCCTTTTTTGTGGCTGGTCTGGTGCTGGGCTCCGGCCCGGGGAGGGAGAGGCCCTTCGGTGGTACTCACCCCATCCCCTCGCTCTGCTTTCCAGACATCTGCATCTCCTGTGGGAGCCTCAATGTTACCCTGGAACACCCCCTCTTCGTTGGAGGAATGTGCCAAAACTGCAAGGTAGGAGCACACCCACCCAGGAGAGGTGCCGTTGAGGCCGGCCCTTCAGCCTTCTGGCTGACTGTGTCCACCGCTTCTGGGCATGTACGGGGTGACACCTGGTGTGCGTGCGACGTAGACTTCAGAGCTTCCTCTGGAAGCAGAGTCCTGATGACACTGGCCCTTGGCTTTCAGCTTTTGACTTGctctcatttttctcctctgaaaGATTCTTTACCTCTCTCAAGCCCCATTTTAGTCCCCAGATGTGGGGATGGGAGCAGATCAGCGGGGACAAGCTCAGGCAGAGTGTAGCAGGGTTGCCGTGCCCTGGGGAGCCCAGGAGAAAAACCCAGGGCTGCAGGAAGGCCCAAGGTGGTGGTGCAGCCCCCTCCCTGGCCTTGTTCTCAGGCTGCTCTTTGGTTCTGTCCACGGCGGTGCACGGGCAGACAAGGTTTCCCCTTCCCAGATCTGCAGCTGGGGCCTGACCCTGGCTAAGGTGGTGGCGGGGTCATGTCTTCAGGGCTTAGTCAGGCTCTGTGAGGCCGGGTGTGGAGCCTCCCTTCGTCCTGGCCGTCCTGGGACCCGTCCTGGTGGTTTCTGACCCTTCCCGCTGCTGTCTAGAACTGCTTTCTGGAGTGTGCGTACCAGTACGACGACGACGGCTACCAGTCCTACTGCACCATCTGCTGTGGGGGCCGTGAGGTGCTCATGTGCGGAAACAACAACTGCTGCAGGTGAGGCTGTTGTGGCCTCCAGTGGTCTCCTTAGCTGGGCCCCAGGCTCCTGCCGCCCAccgcctcccctcctctcccttccccacagACCCCCGACCCTCTAGCCATGCTCCAGACCCGGTCTTTCCATTCCAGGtagcacaccttggcctccctggaCCGGGGCTGAGAGTCCCCTCTGCTCACTGGGTCTCCTTCCAGGTGCTTTTGCGTGGAGTGTGTGGACCTCTTGGTGGGGCCGGGGGCTGCCCAGGCAGCCATTAAGGAAGACCCCTGGAACTGCTACATGTGCGGGCACAAGGGTACCTACGGGCTGCTGCGGCGGCGAGAGGACTGGCCCTCCCGGCTCCAGATGTTCTTCGCTAATAACCACGACCAGGAATTTGTGAGTGCTGGGCCTGGGGCGTGGTCTCGAGCTCCCTTGGCTGAGCCTTGGTTGTGGGGCCTGAGCTGCGCGCAGGGTGTGTGGGTCTAGGAGCCTGGCTGGAGGCCCAGCGCTGGGTGGGAGCTTGGGACACCGCTGGGCCTGCATCTGACCTGTTGTGCTCACTGCTTAGGACCCTCCAAAGGTTTACCCACCTGTCCCAGCTGAGAAGAGGAAGCCCATCCGGGTGCTGTCTCTCTTTGATGGAATCGCTACAGGTGAGGGGTGCAGGCCCAAGAGGTGCTGGCCGCCTTGTCCCAGGATGGGGGAGCCAGGTGTGTGGGCAACTCTGGCAAAACGAAATGATGGTTAGCTTCATAGCTGTTAAAATATTATCCCAAAGGGGAAGCTTGTGTGTGAAGTGAAAACGTATGCAGTCCGTGGACTTAgattttaccaaaaataaaaaagtaaaacaggtGGTAAAGCAGCCTGCCTGCTGGGCGCTTCCTTAGTGAGGAAGATTCAGCCATAGAGGCCGAGTGATCATTAGTCAGATTCACAGAGATTTCACAGAGCCTCAAAGGACAGACTCAGCAAGACAGAAACATACACAGTTCCGTTGTGTTTTGGTTATACACAAGATAGTCTAAAGAAGACTTATTTAAATCACCCATTatccttttattaatattttggcatatgtccttttcagatttttttctgtgcGTTTGTGTTTATATAACCATACATCCATAGATAGATAAATTAAGTGGGTAGTGAATGCACACGGTTTTGTAACTTGCCTTGCATTTATTATATTACGATTGCTTTTTCATGTCAAGCGATAtaaagctacattttttttttttttttttttgagacagtctgttgcccaggctggagtgcagtggtgccatcttggtgcccactgcaacctctgcctcctgggttcaagcagttctcctgcctcagcctcccgagtagctgggactgcaggcacccaccaccacgcccagctaatttttgtgtttttagtagagacggtgtttcaccgtgttggccaggctggtctcgatctcttgaccttgtgatccgcccacctcggcctcccaaagtgctgggattacaggcatgagccatcagaCCCGGCCAAAGCTACATTCTTTATTTGTAAGTGTTGTGTAAGGTTCCATTGAGTCAAAGTGCCGTAATTTATTTAACGAACCCCTATTAGgtcatttgctattttttttattattattataagtagTGCTGTGACAAGCATCCTGATAGAATATATACTTGAACCATTCCCTCCTTAGGAAAACCTTTAGGAGATGCTGGGTCACCCTGCAGGCATTGTTTGCTTCATGTGACTCTGGACACTGCAGAAAGCATCCTAGGAGATTGTGAAGACACATCCACCCCTCTGCCCTGCGCCCCCCAGCCAAGGGCTTCCCGGCTTTTAAGAAAGGAATAGCTCTTCTTAGAATTCATGTCTTTGGCCAGAGGGAGATAGGCAGTCTCAACCCAGGGACCCTGGTTAGAGGGTGAGGCGGAGGGGATGGCTTCCCCAGCCAGATGTTTGTCTTCTGTTCTCAGCTCCATGCTGCTCTTCTGTAAACCTAGAGAAGTTCATTTACAGCTTTTTCTATCCCAGACTGGAACCTTGAGGCCTTCTTAAATCATGTCACACCCCAGGAGGCTGTAAAAGCTCCTTGGCTGGGGGACATGTTGGGAGCAGCAGAAACAGTGCCGTACCCTGTTTCTCCCGAGACCCTCTTGGGATCTGCTCTGATTGTTTCCTTGCCTCAGTTCGGCTAGCATTTCTGGAGGGGGAGGGATCGTGGTAAGGAAATCTGTGTGGTTAGCCTGGGGGAAGCACAATGAAGGAGGCCTCCTCTGTCTGGAAGAGCCTTTGCAATCCACGAGAGGGCTGAGTGAGGAATGGAAACTGCTCTGATGGGGAGGCAAGGGATGCACAGAGCTGGGGACTCACAGCGGAGGGGGCGGTGATTCCAGGGGGCTactgggtggggcagggcattTATGAAACCTTTGTGGAGCAGGGAACATTCAGGTTGAGTCAAAGGGTGGGGTAGAATTGTAGCAGGAGGTGATAAGAGGGTATGGAAGGACCAAGTTGTAGACggacaacaacaaagaaaaggcCCCCAAAAAGTCAGCTGCGATTCTTCCTGGATCCTGGAACCATGTACTCTCCGGTCAGTTTTCTGCAGCTTTGACTGCCTTCCAGATAGGCCAAACGAGGCATGAGACAGAGCCTCGATGTCCTTACTATGGATACTCCAGTTGGATCCAGAAAGGATTTAAGGCATCTTCAGGGAAAAGATAGGACTTGGGCCTACAGCTGACCCCATGGGTCCTGTTGGCCAGCAGGCTCACCTGCCAAGACCAGGGTGCCAGGGAGATGGCTCCAAGTAACGGTGCTGTCTGCTGGCTGGTGCAGGGCTCCTGGTGCTGAAGGACTTGGGCATTCAGGTGGACCGCTACATTGCCTCGGAGGTGTGTGAGGACTCCATCACGGTGGGCATGGTGCGGCACCAGGGGAAGATCATGTACGTCGGGGACGTCCGCAGCGTCACACAGAAGCATGTATGTCCATGCTGTGGGGCGCAGCCCGTCTTCCCCTCCCTGCACACTCAGCACCTGGAGGCAGCCCTTGCCtcctttcattttgttcatttgccCTCTTTCTCTTCACCCTTTGCCCCAGCCTCTTTTTCTCCTTATCTTCCATTTGTCCTCTGTCTTGAGAGGGTAAAGGGCAAATTGAAATGGGAAtttgggctaggcatggtggctcatgcctataatgccagcactttgggaggccaaggtaggagaatcccttgaggccaggggtttaagactagcttgggcaacatagtgcctACTTGAGCTCTGGCTACTCCCTGGGCTGGTTTCTGGACAGTTTCTAGTAGAGCTCTTTGGATTAGAGAGAGGTTCCTGTCCTCCCAATACTTTTGGCAAATAGCTTTATCAGCTTCCATatctgggaggctcaggcagggtcTTCCCTTAAGCATGACTACAGGCCCTCTGGAGTCCTGAAGGGCAACTAGAGGACATTCACATGGCCCAGACACCCTGCCTAAGACACTCAGCATGCCAGGTACCTTCAGACTCAGCTGTCCACTTGGGTCACCTTCCCAGTGGGCGGCTGTGTTGCCTGCCTGGGTGATACTAGTTTCCCCATTGGCCTGAGAAATGATCCAACTTGGTCCCGTTCTTGTTTAGGACTTGTCCATGGTTGCAGCTAGGGTCGTGAGCCTGCAGAGCAGCTGGGTCTCCTCTCTTTCGTGTCAAAGGACTTCTTTGCCAAGTTCACAgataatttctctttcttcctgtctgCCTCTGTCCCTGGACAGCAGGCCCATCACGTTGCCTTTATCCTCCCAGATCCAGGAGTGGGGCCCATTCGATCTGGTGATTGGGGGCAGTCCCTGCAATGACCTCTCCATCGTCAACCCTGCTCGCAAGGGCCTCTACGGTAGGTACCATCCTGTCCCCTCCACCTTCTCAGCTGGTGCTTCCGCACGTAGGCTTCCTCCTTGGATATTTCTGCCCTGGGACAGCTATTCCCGATGACCCTGTCTTCCCGTGCCCTCCCCGTGCCCGAGCCACACCACTGTCCTATGCAGACAGCCCCAGCTGATGGCTTTCTCTTCCGACCTCTCAGAGGGCACTGGCCGGCTCTTCTTTGAGTTCTACCGCCTCCTGCATGATGCGCGGCCCAAGGAGGGAGATGATCGCCCCTTCTTCTGGCTCTTTGAGAATGTGGTGGCCATGGGCGTTAGTGACAAGAGGGACATCTCGCGATTTCTCGAGGTATAGCCAGCAACCTTGGTTTGGCCAGCTCACTAATGGCTTCTACCTTGGACTGCTGCTTCATCCTGTCTCATCTGCATTGTGGAGCTGGGGACTGGTGACTTCTGCTTTGCAAGGGGCCTGTTTGGGAAGCCCCAGGCTTCCTGGATAGAAAGGGAGGAAGCAGGGTTAGAGGCCTACCTCGGAAAGAACCAGTGGTCTCACTCTAAGAGGTGGCATTGTGGGTGTGGACCTCCGGGGTTGAAGGACCTGTCACTCAATCGGGTGGGGTGCCAGACTCCTGGGGTTGGGTATTCTGTGTGGTGTTTGTTACACACCGGGATCTTTGAGAGGACAAAATCAGTTTTCCCTGAGCAAGAAGGGCCTATCCTCACTCCCTGGTACCATGACAGGCACCTGAGAAGAAAACAAGACTTAGCTCAGTTTTCATTCCTTATCATGTGAGTCCCCGTTTAACCCTGAGCCAACCAAGTCTGAGCCGCGTGCAGAGGGCTTCTGCTGCCAGAGGCGTGCTTGGAGTGGCCCTTCTGGGAGCTCGAGCCCACCCGTGCTCCTGAGTCTTGGGGTGGGTCACACTGTGAGCTGGTGTTCTGACTGTAAGTGTGAGCAGGCGTCTGTTTGAGTTCTAATCAGGGCTCATGGTAAACACACCCATACTCGCTGGAGCCTGGGCTCTCCCAGCCTCTGGGTAGTCTAGAGCAGCACTGTGcaatatggtagccaccagccacatgcgGCTGTTTACGTTAACATTAACCATTCAGCTCCTCAATCACATTGGCCTCATTTTAGGTACAAAATAGCCACCTGTACTAGTGGGCTAGTGGCCACTGAATTGAACAGTGTAGAGGACAACCCACCATCGCAGAAGTTCATTTGGACAATGCTGATCTAGAACGTTCCAGTGACAGCTTGTGGAATGTGGCTAGGTGTAATTCCAGCTTCTCCTGGAGGCTGCAGGCTAGCCCAGTGTGTGGCTCCTGAGAGAGAAGTAAGAGGCTTTGAGGCTTTAAGGCTCGACCCCAGCAGCATGCCGGCGCTGTTTCATGCTCCTCCTTGGCTCATCTTCAAACCGTCTCCTGTTTTGTAGTCCAACCCTGTGATGATTGATGCCAAAGAAGTGTCAGCTGCACACAGGGCCCGCTACTTCTGGGGTAACCTTCCCGGTATGAACAGGTTGGTGAAAGCTCCCGGGCCTGGGGGGCTGtgggctgggactgcaggtgggaTGGCCCATGGTGGGGAAGCCCCTGAGCCGGGCCCTCTCTGGCCGGCCTCTGCTGAATGACTAGCTGCTCTGCCATGttccttatttccttttccttgaggaggaagaggagtcaGGGTATAGAAAATACTCCTCTGAAACCAGCAACTAGTGGTCTTAAAGCAGGACCTTTGAAAGTACTCTCTTTATACCAAAGAAGAGTCCTGTGCTGCTGAGTTAGGTAGTTGGTTTTCTGACATTGGTGATGTGTCCCAAGCCCTCTGGTTCTTAGATTCTCCTGAGGCAAAGCCATGGGGCATGGCTTTGGGGCTGGGAAGGGGAGTTGTGGCCACAGCCTGTTCCAGGAGAGGGAATCTTGCAGCGGCTGCATGCAAGTTCAGGGTTCTGCTTAACTTAATTTTACTAATCACACACTTTGTTGGCTTCAGGTCCTTTTTTGGAGAGATTTTCTTCAGTTAGGTTACACAGATAAAGATTTTAATATCTAGGAATGAAGAAAATTCATTTCATCAGGTATAAAACTGGCATTATAAAAAGGCTTTTTAGGCGAAATAAATTGTCCAGAGTTGGCAATTCAAAAGCATGCTGAGAGCCGCTCAGTCCCTGTCCATTGTGGAGGGAAGCGTTTTCCAGAGTGTTCTGAGTCATGGGTGTTAAACCTCCATGGTGGGCTGCTTGGTGTACTTGGTATAACTAGGAGACATCATTTCACCTGGCCTCGGTCAAATAGTCTCCCTCCTTGCTATTCCCATGAGGTTGTAGGACCTTCCCCATCTCATACATGTTTGGTAGAGTTGCTATCGAGGGCTTGTTGAGGGGAAGGAGATGGGGCATTGGGGCAGCTGGCCTGAAACTGTCCCCCGAGAGTTCCCAAGATACATGTGTATATTGGGAAATGGATGGGCTAATGAGGTGCAGTATTTTCATGGAACCACTCAGTGTCTCTCGACAGACCTTGGTCCTGTGGGATTTCTCGCCTGCTTCTTTCTACTCTAAAATACTAAACTCTGAGCTTCTAGGAGGAGCAGAGGTCCTGCATTCAGGGCCGAGTGGGCAGTGCACGCATAAAGAGTCGGGGACATCTGTCGAGCACCTGATTTGACTGCAGGCCCCGTGGTTCCCACACTGAGATCCTGGAGCCAGTGCTCAGGGAAGCCTTCTTTAAATATCCTTACATGTCAGAAAAGGTCAGCATTGAAGGGGACAGCCAGTCAGTTATGTGGCCTGCACCCTGAGAAGTGACATATTTAATGTCACAGAATTTTGGTCTTCAGGGAACTGCAGAAtttaagtctgtttttttttttttttttttttttggagacagagtcttgctctgtcgcccaggctggagtgcagtggtgccatcctggctcactgcagcctccgcctcccaggttcaagcgattctcctgcctcagcctcccgagtagctgggattacaggcacctgccaccacatctggctaatttttatattagtagagaccgggtttcaccatgttgatcaggatggactcaaactcctgacctcaggtgacccgcctgcctcagccttccaaagggctgggattgcaggcatgagccactgcgcctggcccagaatttAGTCTTTTAAAACAGTACATTTAAGGCTTGCGGTTTGATTAATTTCATCCAGTGGACACACCCATGTAACAATCACCacaaatcaagatacagaacattgtCACCCCCAAAGCTTGCTTTGCAGTGGGACGCTTAAAGCTCAGTGTATTTTAGACTAACTGATGTAAAGATagctgtgcttttttttctttttctgctaggTGTTATCTGCCTGTTCACAATTTGAGACCACTTTTGAATTTACCTTTAAGGATTAACGCTTGGTGGATTTGTGTCTTTGCATGGCTGCAGTGTGTGTTCGTGTGTTTGCGGGGAGTTTGAAGAGAGTTATGACGTGTGCGTGATTTGGGGAAGGGGGCTCTTACCCTGTGAACAAGTGgctgctgggggagggaggggagtcgTGCAGCTGGGGCCCTTCCCGCTGTTATCCAGGTTTCTGTTGTTACAGTCTCTCTTCTGCCTCCTAGGCCGTTGGCATCCACTGTGAATGATAAGCTGGAGCTGCAGGAGTGTCTGGAGCATGGCAGGATAGCCAAGGTCAGCTCCAGCGTCTAGAACCTCTGCTGGGGGGCAGGGAGAAGGAAGGGCAGGATGAGGTGGAGCGGTGGCCAGGGCCTTGTCCCGCCTGCTTCTCCAGCTAGTGTGGAGAATGCAATTTAGGAGACGGTGCAGGGTCATGCAGCAGGGCAGCCAGAGGAGGGCCCAGGGCTGCTGGCCTTCAGCCCTTCCTCCCTGGTGAGTGTCGCCCATCACCCCTGGTAGACACTGAGGAGTCTTTACCAAGACCTGGTTGTGCTGtggcttttttttcatttttaaattttttggccaAAACCTATTACAAAAGCCCTCAAAGCAAAGCAGCCTCCTGTGATGTGGAAGCTCCATTTCTCTCTGGAGCTGGAATCTCCCGGAGTGACTACCTGGGGCACTGGGTTCTGTGTCAGCAGGTTCCAGCATTCAGAACCACTGGCAGCTCCGAGGGCATCTTTGAGCCCCTCAGTAACTTGGCATCCTTTAGCCTACAAGTTACTCCATCTCTGAAAGAACTAATTCTTTGGAAGACTTGGAAAGTATAGTGGCTACAGCTTCTACTTCTAAAGTCTGTggctaggccgggtgcggtggctcacgcctgtaatcccaatactttgggaggccgaggcaggcggatcacctgaggtcaggagtttgagaccagcctggccgacacggtgaaaccctgtctaaaaatataaaaattagccaggcatggtggcaggcgcctgtagtcccagcttctcaggagtctgaggcatgagaattgcttgaacccgggaggtggaggttacagtgagctgagatcgcaccactgcagtccagcctgggtgacagagcgagactccgtctcaaaaaaaaaaaaaaaaaagtctgtggctAGATGGATCTAAGATTGGCCAGGTGACCTCCAAGTAGGAAGAAAAGTGAGGCTGTGGGGTCTGTGGAGGCTCCTGCCCTGCGAACTCTGCTCACTCAGAGCCATACCCAGCCCCCTGGGTGGACCAGGCC
The genomic region above belongs to Gorilla gorilla gorilla isolate KB3781 chromosome 12, NHGRI_mGorGor1-v2.1_pri, whole genome shotgun sequence and contains:
- the DNMT3A gene encoding DNA (cytosine-5)-methyltransferase 3A isoform X1 yields the protein MPSSGPGDTSSSAAEREEDRKDGEEQEEPRGKEERQEPSTTARKVGRPGRKRKHPPVESGDTPKDPAVISKSPSMAQDSGASELLPNGDLEKRSEPQPEEGSPAGGQKGGAPAEGEGAAETLPEASRAVENGCCTPKEGRGAPAEAGKEQKETNIESMKMEGSRGRLRGGLGWESSLRQRPMPRLTFQAGDPYYISKRKRDEWLARWKREAEKKAKVIAGMNAVEENQGPGESQKVEEASPPAVQQPTDPASPTVATTPEPVGSDAGDKNATKAGDDEPEYEDGRGFGIGELVWGKLRGFSWWPGRIVSWWMTGRSRAAEGTRWVMWFGDGKFSVVCVEKLMPLSSFCSAFHQATYNKQPMYRKAIYEVLQVASSRAGKLFPVCHDSDESDTAKAVEVQNKPMIEWALGGFQPSGPKGLEPPEEEKNPYKEVYTDMWVEPEAAAYAPPPPAKKPRKSTAEKPKVKEIIDERTRERLVYEVRQKCRNIEDICISCGSLNVTLEHPLFVGGMCQNCKNCFLECAYQYDDDGYQSYCTICCGGREVLMCGNNNCCRCFCVECVDLLVGPGAAQAAIKEDPWNCYMCGHKGTYGLLRRREDWPSRLQMFFANNHDQEFDPPKVYPPVPAEKRKPIRVLSLFDGIATGLLVLKDLGIQVDRYIASEVCEDSITVGMVRHQGKIMYVGDVRSVTQKHIQEWGPFDLVIGGSPCNDLSIVNPARKGLYEGTGRLFFEFYRLLHDARPKEGDDRPFFWLFENVVAMGVSDKRDISRFLESNPVMIDAKEVSAAHRARYFWGNLPGMNRPLASTVNDKLELQECLEHGRIAKFSKVRTITTRSNSIKQGKDQHFPVFMNEKEDILWCTEMERVFGFPVHYTDVSNMSRLARQRLLGRSWSVPVIRHLFAPLKEYFACV
- the DNMT3A gene encoding DNA (cytosine-5)-methyltransferase 3A isoform X3, producing the protein MPSSGPGDTSSSAAEREEDRKDGEEQEEPRGKEERQEPSTTARKVGRPGRKRKHPPVESGDTPKDPAVISKSPSMAQDSGASELLPNGDLEKRSEPQPEEGSPAGGQKGGAPAEGEGAAETLPEASRAVENGCCTPKEGRGAPAEAGKEQKETNIESMKMEGSRGRLRGGLGWESSLRQRPMPRLTFQAGDPYYISKRKRDEWLARWKREAEKKAKVIAGMNAVEENQGPGESQKVEEASPPAVQQPTDPASPTVATTPEPVGSDAGDKNATKAGDDEPEYEDGRGFGIGELVWGKLRGFSWWPGRIVSWWMTGRSRAAEGTRWVMWFGDGKFSVVCVEKLMPLSSFCSAFHQATYNKQPMYRKAIYEVLQVASSRAGKLFPVCHDSDESDTAKAVEVQNKPMIEWALGGFQPSGPKGLEPPEEEKNPYKEVYTDMWVEPEAAAYAPPPPAKKPRKSTAEKPKVKEIIDERTRERLVYEVRQKCRNIEDICISCGSLNVTLEHPLFVGGMCQNCKNCFLECAYQYDDDGYQSYCTICCGGREVLMCGNNNCCRCFCVECVDLLVGPGAAQAAIKEDPWNCYMCGHKGTYGLLRRREDWPSRLQMFFANNHDQEFDPPKVYPPVPAEKRKPIRVLSLFDGIATGLLVLKDLGIQVDRYIASEVCEDSITVGMVRHQGKIMYVGDVRSVTQKHIQEWGPFDLVIGGSPCNDLSIVNPARKGLYEGTGRLFFEFYRLLHDARPKEGDDRPFFWLFENVVAMGVSDKRDISRFLESNPVMIDAKEVSAAHRARYFWGNLPGMNSSAK
- the DNMT3A gene encoding DNA (cytosine-5)-methyltransferase 3A isoform X2, with the translated sequence MAAAPPRRAEEPLQKRADLGNRIQHPYFPDEETESRREEVASPGSCSSWPGKEQKETNIESMKMEGSRGRLRGGLGWESSLRQRPMPRLTFQAGDPYYISKRKRDEWLARWKREAEKKAKVIAGMNAVEENQGPGESQKVEEASPPAVQQPTDPASPTVATTPEPVGSDAGDKNATKAGDDEPEYEDGRGFGIGELVWGKLRGFSWWPGRIVSWWMTGRSRAAEGTRWVMWFGDGKFSVVCVEKLMPLSSFCSAFHQATYNKQPMYRKAIYEVLQVASSRAGKLFPVCHDSDESDTAKAVEVQNKPMIEWALGGFQPSGPKGLEPPEEEKNPYKEVYTDMWVEPEAAAYAPPPPAKKPRKSTAEKPKVKEIIDERTRERLVYEVRQKCRNIEDICISCGSLNVTLEHPLFVGGMCQNCKNCFLECAYQYDDDGYQSYCTICCGGREVLMCGNNNCCRCFCVECVDLLVGPGAAQAAIKEDPWNCYMCGHKGTYGLLRRREDWPSRLQMFFANNHDQEFDPPKVYPPVPAEKRKPIRVLSLFDGIATGLLVLKDLGIQVDRYIASEVCEDSITVGMVRHQGKIMYVGDVRSVTQKHIQEWGPFDLVIGGSPCNDLSIVNPARKGLYEGTGRLFFEFYRLLHDARPKEGDDRPFFWLFENVVAMGVSDKRDISRFLESNPVMIDAKEVSAAHRARYFWGNLPGMNRPLASTVNDKLELQECLEHGRIAKFSKVRTITTRSNSIKQGKDQHFPVFMNEKEDILWCTEMERVFGFPVHYTDVSNMSRLARQRLLGRSWSVPVIRHLFAPLKEYFACV
- the DNMT3A gene encoding DNA (cytosine-5)-methyltransferase 3A isoform X7 translates to MGILERVVRRNGRVDRSLKDECDTAEKKAKVIAGMNAVEENQGPGESQKVEEASPPAVQQPTDPASPTVATTPEPVGSDAGDKNATKAGDDEPEYEDGRGFGIGELVWGKLRGFSWWPGRIVSWWMTGRSRAAEGTRWVMWFGDGKFSVVCVEKLMPLSSFCSAFHQATYNKQPMYRKAIYEVLQVASSRAGKLFPVCHDSDESDTAKAVEVQNKPMIEWALGGFQPSGPKGLEPPEEEKNPYKEVYTDMWVEPEAAAYAPPPPAKKPRKSTAEKPKVKEIIDERTRERLVYEVRQKCRNIEDICISCGSLNVTLEHPLFVGGMCQNCKNCFLECAYQYDDDGYQSYCTICCGGREVLMCGNNNCCRCFCVECVDLLVGPGAAQAAIKEDPWNCYMCGHKGTYGLLRRREDWPSRLQMFFANNHDQEFDPPKVYPPVPAEKRKPIRVLSLFDGIATGLLVLKDLGIQVDRYIASEVCEDSITVGMVRHQGKIMYVGDVRSVTQKHIQEWGPFDLVIGGSPCNDLSIVNPARKGLYEGTGRLFFEFYRLLHDARPKEGDDRPFFWLFENVVAMGVSDKRDISRFLESNPVMIDAKEVSAAHRARYFWGNLPGMNRPLASTVNDKLELQECLEHGRIAKFSKVRTITTRSNSIKQGKDQHFPVFMNEKEDILWCTEMERVFGFPVHYTDVSNMSRLARQRLLGRSWSVPVIRHLFAPLKEYFACV
- the DNMT3A gene encoding DNA (cytosine-5)-methyltransferase 3A isoform X5 → MFPPSPPPPPSPPSGPLRPQPHRPLPLPPDGQLLPELQGRGSHLSATAEGLHLALWAEKKAKVIAGMNAVEENQGPGESQKVEEASPPAVQQPTDPASPTVATTPEPVGSDAGDKNATKAGDDEPEYEDGRGFGIGELVWGKLRGFSWWPGRIVSWWMTGRSRAAEGTRWVMWFGDGKFSVVCVEKLMPLSSFCSAFHQATYNKQPMYRKAIYEVLQVASSRAGKLFPVCHDSDESDTAKAVEVQNKPMIEWALGGFQPSGPKGLEPPEEEKNPYKEVYTDMWVEPEAAAYAPPPPAKKPRKSTAEKPKVKEIIDERTRERLVYEVRQKCRNIEDICISCGSLNVTLEHPLFVGGMCQNCKNCFLECAYQYDDDGYQSYCTICCGGREVLMCGNNNCCRCFCVECVDLLVGPGAAQAAIKEDPWNCYMCGHKGTYGLLRRREDWPSRLQMFFANNHDQEFDPPKVYPPVPAEKRKPIRVLSLFDGIATGLLVLKDLGIQVDRYIASEVCEDSITVGMVRHQGKIMYVGDVRSVTQKHIQEWGPFDLVIGGSPCNDLSIVNPARKGLYEGTGRLFFEFYRLLHDARPKEGDDRPFFWLFENVVAMGVSDKRDISRFLESNPVMIDAKEVSAAHRARYFWGNLPGMNRPLASTVNDKLELQECLEHGRIAKFSKVRTITTRSNSIKQGKDQHFPVFMNEKEDILWCTEMERVFGFPVHYTDVSNMSRLARQRLLGRSWSVPVIRHLFAPLKEYFACV